TTATAGAATAACAATGTTTGAaaatcagagtcaacagcttggtgcagagcatcttcttgtcttctgactttgaagagcttgagcgtgataccattcagaacttcagtgcttctgcttgtgacttcgttcttctgatgctttcagttcatgttctgattctgcttgaccatcttctgatgtctttccagagcatgttctgatgtagccatccagaaccttttgagtcagtgcttcttagcgctgatttgtgcatactctttatgtatttcctgaaatggaaaatgcaaaggattagagtaccacattatcttatacaaaattcatatataatgttatcatcaaaacacagaatattgatcagaacaaatcttgttccaaCAAAACACATTCCAGAACTTCGATTCAATCTTTTATCCGTTGGAAAGTTGGATAATGAAGAATATGATAATTCTTTTTCGGGCAATGAATGGAAGTTAAAGAAAGGATCCATTGTGATTGCTAAAGGAAAAATAAAGGCTCATCCAACTTGGAGTTTCGAAGTGCTACATCAACACTTGGGACAATGATAGCTCATCCGAATTATGACACAAGCgtttggatcatatgagtgaaaaaGGTTTGACTATTTTGGCTAAGAAGAATGTGTTATATGGTGTTTCCGATGCAAAGTTGAGAAAGTGTTCACATTTTTTGGCGGGTAAGTAAAAGCGAGTTTCATTTATGTCATCCGAACCAAAGAGGAAATCAGAAGTGTTTGATTTAGTACATTCTGATGTGTGTGGTCCGATGAAGACACGGTCACTTGGTGGTGCATATTACTTTATGACCTTCATTGATGATTGTTCTCCGAAAACATGGGCTTATACCTTGAAGACGAAAGATCAAGTGTTAGATACCTTTAAGTCGTTTCAAGCATCGGTTGAAAGAGAAATGGGGAAAAAGCTCAAGTGTATCCAAACCGATAATGGGGGAGAGTATATAGGACCTTACGACAAGTATTGTCAAGACCAAGGTATACGTCATCAAAATTCTGCATCTAAGACACCACAATTGAATGGGTTAGCCGAAAGAATGAATAGAACTTTGGTGGAAAGGGTGAGATGTTTACTTTGTCAATCAAAGTTGCCGAAATACTTTTAGGGAGAAACGTTGAGCACGGTCGTACATCTTTTAAACCTCACTCCAGGTGTTCCATTGAAGTTTGATGTTCTAAATCATGTTTGGAGTGGTAAAGATGTTTCTTACAACCATCTTCAGGTATTTGGGTGCATGGATTATGTGCATATTCCGAAGGATGAGAGATCGAAATTGGATGTGAAGTTGAAGAAATGTGTGTTTGTTGGGTATGGACTTGATGAGTTTGGGTATCGATTCTTTGATTCGGTTAAACGGAAGCTTATTCGTAGTCGTGATGTTGTATTCATGGAGGATTATACCATTGAGGATATCGACAAAGTTGAGAATAAAGAtttaatttttgaagatgaagaaatgattgATATGGACTCAACTACTATTGCTCCTACCCCTATCACttttgaagatgttccaattgAAAATCGAGGTATGGATTTGAATGTTGATAATGTTTTAAATCCTAATGATATTGTTGATGTAGGTGCTACGAAAGACGTTGTTGAAAATGATGTTGATCAAGAGGTTGAAATTATTGAGCAATCGATTGCTTCTAATGAGTTGAGGCGGTCTACTCGTAATAAAAGGCCTTCCGTTCGATACCCCTCGAATGAGTATGGTTTTCTTACTGATGGTGGAGAACCCGAAAGCTTTAAAGAAGTTTTGGAGGATGAGAAAAAAAGGAGTGGATGGATGGATGCCATGGAGGATGAAATGCAATCCCTTCGTGAGAATAATACTTTTGAGTTAGTGAAGTTTCCAAAGGGTAACAGAGCATTGAATAATAGATGGGTTTATCGAATTAAGCAAGATGAGTGTACTTCTCAAAGAAGATTCAAGGCTCATTTGGTGGTAAAAGGTTTTAAACAACGGGAAGGTGTTGATTTTGGCGAGGTTTTTGCTCCGGTTGTGAAGATGCAATTTATTTGAATGGTTCTTGGGCTAGCTGCTAGTTTTGATTTGGAAGTAGAGCAAATGGACGTGAAGACGACTTTCCTTCACGGTGATCTACATAAAGAAATTTACATAGAGAAACCAGATGGATTCCTAGAAAAGGGCAAAAAAACTATGTTTGCAAATTGGTAAAAAGtctttatggtttgaaacaagcaccTCGCCAATGGTATCAAAAGTTCAACTCGGTGATGATTGAACATGGGTACAAGATGACCAAGGCCGATCATTGTGTGTTTTTCCGGAATTTCTCCGAAGGTAATTTTATTATTctcttgctttatgtggatgatatgctaATTGTTGGAAAAAATATTTCAAGAATTAAAGAGTTGAAGAACACTTTGAGTGAATCTTTTGCTATGAAGGATTTAAGGGAGGCTCCGAAAATTCTTGGTATTGAAATTGTTCGAGATCGAAATTGGAGGAAGTTGTACTTGTCGCAAGAAAAGTATGTGGAGAAATTCCTTCGGCGTTTTAGTATGGATAAGGCTAAAGCGGTGAGCATACTACTTGCTTCTCAATTCAAGCTTAGTCATACACTATGTCCATCTACAGATGAAGAAAAGTTGAGTATGAAGAATATTCCATACTCATCGGCTGTTGGtagtttgatgtatgctatggtttgtacaaGACCCGATATTGCTTATGCCGTGGGAATGGTGAGTCGTTATCTCTCAAATCTGGGAAAATATCATTGGGAGGTCGTGAAGTGGGTGATGAGATATTTGCGTGGAACTTTGAATTTGAGACTAACTTTGGGATGCAAGAAGCCTATGTTGGTTGGATATACAGATTCGGATTTGGCCGGAAGCTTGGATGATCGAAAATCTACTTTGGGATATATGGTTACTTTTTCCGGGGGAGACGTGGCTTGGCAATCAAAATTGCAAAAGTGTGTTGCACTCTCTACTATCGAAGCCGAGTTTATAGTTGTTGTGGAAGCGTCAAAAGAGTTGTTATGGTTGAGGAAATTTGCAATGTGAAACAAGAAAAATATGTCTTGTTTTGTGATAACCAAAGTGCCATTCACTTATCGAAGAATTCCTCCTTTCACTTGAGGTCGAAGCATATTGATATTCGTTATCATTGGATTCGTAATGCATTAGATTCCAGGTTGATGGAGCTTGAGAAGATACACACCAATGACAATGGTTCGGGTATATTGACGAAGGTGTTTCCTAGGGGAAAGTTTGAGTTTTGTCGCACAGTAACAGAATTGGTGTTGCCCTCCAACAAGTCGGTTAGGGGAGTTTGTTGGGCTTTTCCCTCCTATTTGAAAAGGCCCAATTAGATATGGGTTAGTGACCCATGTGTGTAAGCCTTTGTTACCACCCAACAAAGAGGATTAGGTTATTCATTCATTAAGTGAGAGAAACAATAAGAAAAGTTTGAGAGAAAACACTATTCCCACATCCCCTTTTTCTGCACAAATCAGTTCCATAAAATCAAAACTTGTGCAAAATCCAATGGTCGGATCGTCCTAAAATTTTGACACAACGTTCATGACTTATAAGAGCACATTTTGAACGTAGGTGATTGGATTCAGAGCTTTCTAAGTCGATCTGTTGAGTCCATCTTTGAGGTcataattttttggtgtttttgggTTGTTTTGTCTCTCTTGATTTTTGTTGTATTCCAAGATTGATTGCAAATCTTAATGATGTTGATGTATACCTCTAACCAGTGTTAGAGAGAACCTTGTTTGTATGCATTGTTGATTATAGTGGAGAATTTAAGTACTCTAGGATCCTGTGGTTTTTTGCTTCTATTTAATGGAGGATTTTTCACGAtaaaattgtgttgtgttgtttgATGTGTTTTTTGTTGATTATCGTTGCATGTGATATTTGGGAGAGTTTATCttgtataatttttttgttgCGTTTGTGATTTTTTCCCAACAAAAATGTAGcgtggttttgaaaatcaaaaaatatcattgatggAAATTAAACCCATGACTAATTTCACATGAGAGAAAATGTAGCCCACTTTCCATACTACCCTTCTTTACTCCAACCATACCTCCGATGTAAAATTACTTAGATtaataattaagttgatttcaaAACTATTTACTTTTACAAGGAGAGTTGCTACAGTATTTTATATTGGAGGTGCAAAACTTTAAACATGGAAATTTAATACAAAGAAATACCCTTTTCTTTATTCCCACTTACTGCATCTTCGATAAATTTCCAATATTCATAGAAAGATATTATTCATTATGTTCTTTGATTTCCAATAGAGTCATGCTATTTCAGtttacttttaaataaaaactatctATCAATTCCATGACAAAGTAAACAATATTCTAATTCCAATTCAACAACAATGGTATTACAATCTTTTTCATTCTCAAATCTCAATTtacacatttttttattaaaaccatacacatttttttattaaaaccatAATAGTTATACAACAATAAATTATAGTTGGAAACATTTTTACTATTTAGAAAATCACCTGACTAACTCTTGAAGCTTTTCACAGAAACCATCAACACATGATGACTCAAAATCATAACTTAATAAGAGCTTCCTCATTTTAGCATGATTAGTCCTAACTTCTACACCAATCTCATTCTCATCATCCATCACAACTTTCACAGCCTCACAAATACTTTCCTTTCTGAACAATCCATCTTCTTCACCCTTCTCCACTTCAACTCCAACCTTCAAATCCCTACTCATAATCCTTGCATTAATGATATGATCACTGTCTAAATGCGGCATCAACACTATCTGACAGCTATTTATTAGCCCTTCTGTCAACGAACCCGCGCCACAATGTGTTACAAAACAACCAACAGAAGCATGTTCCAGAATCAATTGTTGCTGTATCCATCCACTATGAACAATCCCTTTCTCCTTCACTCTTTCCTTAAACCCTTCCGGAAAAGCTTCTTCGATCGTATCGAAACCAATAGGAGGTTTAAGAATTGCCAGAAAAGGAAAACCTGTTAACTCAAGTCCTAACAGCAGTTCATGAAACTGATATTCTGATAACTTCCATTCACTTCCAAGTGCACAGTAAACTATTGAACCATTCTTGAATCCATCAAGCCAAGAACCCCATTTTTCATCTAAAACAGTTTTTGGTGGTTCAGGTAAAACCGGTCCTGAAAGAAAAACAGGTTTACCAAACTCTTGTTCAAGGTAATCTATATAAGGCCCTTCAATTTCTCTACACCCTTTAAACCCAATTGCATCAGTAAACCTCAAACCATTATAAAGCCTATCATAGAAAAGAACCCCACTTCCAAAttcaaaatttctttttaaagCAAGGAACTTTGCTTCATGAGGGTAAAGATTGAAAGATGAAGTATTACGGTTAGGGTACCCTTTTGGAGGTTTTATAAGATCAAATTCAGTCAAGTTTATACTTTTACACATCCTTGATGGAGAAGTAGTATAAGAAAGTGTTGCTGGATTAACAATGAAgtattgaaaagatttgattttcaaacgttgGGTTATCTTCGGTAGCCAAAAAGTGAAATCAAAGAAAACAATATTAGGGTTTAGTTGAGTGAGGAGAAGTTCAACTTGGTCATGTGTTTGATCCATAGCTGTCATGATGAGTGGACCTAAAGCTAAGGAAACATCAGAAGTTGTTTCAGCACCAAAGGGAAGGCCATCAACGTGAGGAACATTGAGAGGGAAGAAAGTGATGAGGTTTGGGTAGAGATTGAATTGTTCTAACTTTGTTTGTGTTTTCTTGGGAATCAAGAATGAGATTTTGTGTCCCCTTTTGGCTAATTTGTTTGATAGATGAAGATATGGAGTTAGGTGTCCCATTGCAAACCATGGAAACATTGCTATGTGCAAAGAAGAAGCTTGATCCATGTCTTCTTCTATGTTGAAACACCTATTTTCAATGTATATgcttatgatatatatatatatatatatatatatatatatatatatatatatttgtgtctCTTTCATCTTTTGGTAGCTTTACTTAAAATAATAAACAACAGTGTATGCATGTTCCATGGTTGAATATTTTACACCAATTATTAtatgtataattttatttttatctttctcttctttttctggaTTATTCTCTTCTTTTTCTGGATTATTGTTTTACTTTTGGATTAttgttttatttgtatatgatGACTCTCATCattgttattttttatgtttCCTTTTAGACTTTGTTCGGAAGATTGGAgagaaaagttttaaaaaaatgataaagtgTAAAATAATAGAGAGATTTAAATGAGGAGGGTTTtggaaaattaatttttattcaaaaatcataatcTTTTAATTTGAAGAAGTAAAAGATTATAttggagaaaattttgaatttttgaagtgcttaaacaaattattaaaatgtaatttttgttgttgtagtttttaaaaattaaaaatatgttaatgatAATATACTACtacagtagaaactctttaaattaataatctCAGGATCggagaaatttattaatttaaagagttattaatttatcgataaattaataattattaatttaaagagtttttaaGTGATTATACTGTACATACTACATAAAAAGGCAAATTAGTTTATGTCTACGTTGCAGCGAACCTTGGGACTCAACGTAATTTAGTAATTACTGTGTTTATATGCATTAGAAATAAATAATGACTTTGACTTGAACTTTGAACTTTAAAGGAAAACAGAGAACTATTGAATCATATTTGAATagagtgtaattttttttttttagtttctatgaattattaatttatgattttcttgggattgaaaattataaagggatcgcccgaaaaattattatcttattattttatcgagtttttcaaatttttacattggcccaagtcgggaccggacaaatttattattttagagagtttattaatttatcgagaattaatttaaagagtttctactgtatttatcattttatataaaataattttttccaaAAACATTAAACATTTATTTAAACATTGGATGAAAAAAATGTAACTATGTAAACGGAACATTGGATGAAAAAAATGTAACTAGGTAAACATGAAAATAAGAAGGATACGTAAGAAAAGTAAAgtagaatatttaaaataaaataaagtaaataaagtaAAGATGAGTAAGGCGAAggacttggatcctctccttcaaaTTTTTCTCTCCAATTATCTCCTTCACATTtttatctctatctctctctaatattttctctctcttcttctatttaatattttttcttaatttcattaattttatTACACTTAGTTTTGGTGAAGGAGACAAAAGGAGGGAAGGAGAGGATCCATGGTCGTAAGGCGGATGATGTTTGGCTTGCCATTTCTTAGTCTTTATGGTTGTTAAGGAATAGGAGGAATAGGGTGTGTTTCCGGGATGAGAGATGGAGATTAGACGATACGGTTTAGAACATAAAGATTTTGGTATGGAGGTGTTTTTTTTGGCAAAATTACCCATCTCAATTATTCTTTCTATGAATTTTGCAAAGATCCTATTTCTTTTTTCTCGTAGTGTAAATGGTGGgtaattttttctcttttgtcGGATGTTGCCCGTTTTATCGTGTAAAAAGATTGGAAATTCTTAGTTttcctttttattaaattttttcttacaaaaataatctaaatttattttttttaaaaacataattttaacattttaaaataaaaacgagaataattattttaattttaataaaattataataagacATCGCTCATTCTCTTCTCTTCCCTTTCTTCCAAATTTAGATTTAACAAAACGTATTAAAAATAAACAATCTTTTGAGTACAgttcacatttttttattatttaattagtcgtgTAAATATTAAATGTTATGCacaatattcatttttttaaatatttgcttCTTCTTTGTATTGAAGTGAACAAGTCCAAGTCCAATTtgtattcattttttaaattgaatGATTCAACATTAAAATAATAAGATTAAATAATACTATAAGGACCATTAGTGACCGattataaaagttaatatttgTGTCTCTTTCATCTCTGGTTGCTTTACTTAAAATAGTAAATAATGCGTTGCATGTTCttgcataattgaatattttACACAAATgattatttagtaatatttttttctttcacttttctttggagattattattttaattgtaactTTTAAAATGGACTATCCAGCCTATTTAGAGTCGGCCCTGATGGGTCTGGCCTTTTTAGGGTTAggaaaaaaagttccattgtaataTCGGCCTCAAAATTACTACTGAGCCCgaccctagatgggcttcggACTACCCGACCATAAAcgaactttttttaataaaaagattaaaataaaaaattcattatatttattacaaattaaataaaaaattatattattttaaacataatacatttttaagtactatattatcttttataaatactataatgtgtttttagATACAATACATGTTTAAACTGTAGAAAATAATactcaaatatttaatataagagAAACTAATAGAATACGAGGaaataatgttgattatattaatgtataatatttaaaagagagagATTGAATATAATAGAaacaaaatttagtgaagtgagaaaaatcaatgttttattttggaataacacaatataaaaactaatataattttttaaaatttatagttgTGCGGGTCTTATTGGCTACCCATGCCCATATAGGCTAACTCTAATGGGCAGCGGACTTTTTAGGATTGGGCTAAAAAAGCCCTTAAAAATATGGACTCTAATTTGAAGACCCAAACCCTATGATTTTGCGGGCCGAGCAGACTGACACATAAgggctagcccattttgataGCTCTATATACGATGACtctcattattatatttttttggctTAATTAGTTCATAAGTCCTTTAACTTAATTTGATATTTCACTTTAGTCCCTTATCTAATAAACGTTACATTTTAGTCCCTTAAAAACTCTTTCGTTAGTTAAATTGGTCCTTGctgttaaattttttgaaaaaacgtTAACTTTGCCTATGTGGCATGACAGCAAGGCATTTTTTAATAAGCTGAGTCAGCATATGTATTAAAAAAACTAGTATTTTATTTAAACTTGAGAGGTTTTGTTTTCGGAGGTTAAAAACTCCCGCAAATTGTTAATATTGGGAAAAAATATAACACCACATTGCTATCCCAATAATCAACAAATGACCATGCACATCCTGAACAATATCACAACTCTGCTACTCAATATTACCAAGAACTTTACAATTGTCAGTATTAAAACCTACATTTGCATAAATAAATCCCACATGAATGTAGAAGAAAAATGTAGGTAAGCAAAACACggtataagaaaaaaaaaagaaaccagATACAACGTAAATGTAGAACAAAAATTAGTAAGGGAGAGTGTAATAAGAACCCTTTTCCACAAAAATACGAACCATATGTAAGACTACCAACTCAAGCTAAACAATGTTTTTGCAAAACTCTATAACCAGAAGAAAACCAAAACTCCTTACACATtatgagaaaaaataaaaatgcattaaataaaaaatcaaataaaataaaaaatcaaataaaacccaGTATACCTCAGATATAGTTCCTTTCATTCCATAGACTAAGACATGAGCTTTGCTTAATTTAAAACAACATAATTACTTTGAAAACTAAAATCAATACCCTAATTAGAGGTGTTTAGAACACTATTTTTAGGTTAgagtttaaaagtaaaaaaatctaattaaaaataataacaatttacaaaatagaaagaagaagaaacctTCTCCGAGCTTCTTCTCCCCAAACCCTAATTTGACGGTCATAAAGAGCGGTTTCCTATGCCGTCAACTCCTCGCTGTCGCTGTCCATTCCTAACCACAAACATGATCTTTCATCTAGACTTCTTGCAAAAATATATCCTCTAAACAATCTCTTCAAAACAGATCTCCATGAATCTTTTgttaaaatccaaaaaaagaaataatcaagaagaagaagtgagaGGATGAAGGAATTTGGCTCAGTCACAGTAAAATGGATGAAGAGACCAGTGGAGGAACGTTTGATTGCCTCtttcagagaaagagagaggaAGAAGTGAGAGGGTGGCGGCTAGGGTTGGaagaagaaaacaaaagttacaaaTATGTTTCAGCTTgcattgtttttaattttaaaattttaaatcaatatgTAACACAATAATTCCATGTCAATTAATAAATGTACAGTTGGAGTGCCACATATGCACAAACTAACGGAAATTGACAAAATTTAACAGACATGACCAACGTAGTTAATGGAACTACAAATAAAGGACCTGAATGTAACGTTTATTATATAAGAGACTGAACTGAAACCTGAAATTAAATTAAGGGACAAAAAAATGTATTAAGACTATAAACAAACGGTGAACACTCAGGTACCCTTGAATTTGGTTGGGTACCGGTACCTTCCTCCAATCAAATGAGATATTCATTGCCACATcatttcttaatattattttattttaaaaaaaattaaaattttgatttatttaacactaagtaggggtgggaataggcaggaccgagctaggctttgccaagcctgagcctggcctgctaaaaaattcaaagcctaagcctggcctgtagcctatagtaggcttatttttttggcctgagtctggccttttaGAAAGCCTGATTGGCctgttagcctacttaaaagcctatttcatttgaacatttgtaaataagtcattcaactcaactttatatagactaacaaattaaaagatcagtgagattaaatgtttgtttgcattgacttatttgagtttacctagtagtataaattttgtgatactatttgtttgaaaaaacttATGGAagtaacttatgacattgttcataagattttttttcatcttattttcaagataactaatatttatttttatattttaattcaaaatataaaatacaatataatattaatagaattatttaaatttatttaaataggctggCCTCAtaggcttaaaaggttttttatatggcctgtggcctagcctttttagctaaataggcttataaaaaagcccaggccttttctatttatgtaaaaagcctggcctgaccttgacctatgtaggctgggccgtaggcccctgttagtcggcctggcctattcccaccctaaCACTAAGGGTACCGATACCCAACTAAAACTCAAGGGTACCAAAGAATTTGCCTAAACAAAATCTATTTTTTATGCCTCCCATTAATGTATTAGCACTACAATAATGTGACATATAGTGAAAGACACatttaatgaaaatattaataattagggttaataccactttaccccctgccatataagtgTGTTTTGCtttaccccctctaaaaaaaaatttattggacaaaccttgccaaataaagattccatcaaatttgaccctgatcaatttttttgaccaagattcttagaatcttgcctacgtggcatttttggtagtgctgactgtacaacacataagcgatgtggcacagtcagcactgccacgggataattatttttttttaatttttttaattttttttaaaatttttttattaatttttttttaaaaaaaaaattattatttttttaattttttttacgtttttaaaaattatttgacaATAcccgcggatttacctacgaatttgacaatacccgcGAATTTACATACGAATTTAAAAATaactgcggatttacctacgaatttgacaatacctgcgtatttacctacggatttaaaaatacctggggatttacctttaaaaatacctgcgaatttgacaatacctgcggatttacctacggatttaaaaatacttgcggatttacctaccaATTTGagaatacctgcagatttacctacggatttacttgcggatttacctacggatttacttgcggatttacctacagatttaaaattacctgcgaatttacctttaaaaatacctgcggatttacctgcgaatttgacaatacctgcggatttaaaaatacatgcgggtttacctacggatttgacaatacctgcggatttatatataataaaaataaattttaaaaataataaaaaaacaacaataaaaaaaaattggaaaaaataataaaaaaaaattggaaaaaaataataataaaaaaaataataaaaaaaattaaaaaaaaatttggaaaaaaataataaaaaaaaaaattccacgtagaaattaaagataaataaaaaataaaaaaatgccacATGCGCATGCCACGTATGCAGATTCTCTTGGAATTTTGATCCAGGGTCAAGTTTTTTGGAATCTTTATTTggtaaggtttgtccaataagttttctTTATGgaggggggtaaatcaaaacacgcctatatggcagggggtaaagtggTATTAGCCCTAATAATTATAGATATAGGCACAAtatatcaataaattttttttataagttataTAAATTCGTCTATACTTATCAAAACACGCCTATGAAtaagttttttataataattttaagttatatatatatatatatatatatatatatatatatatatatatattaaaataattttttatacaataaatataaacctaaattatTAAGAACTTCATTATTTATACATTTTGTGCCAAAGTGAGTTGGGCCCAAAGCATCGCAACATTTTTCTTTGGGAGTTTTTTAATAGACCATTTAACGTTTTTCAGAGGTCTTTggcgaattttttttttaatccttgtatttggagatgcatcttcgaacacaccttaatttattgttttaagGATATTTTTAGAGATGCATCACTGAAACACATTTTTTTCTAAATCAGGggtgtttcggatatgcatctccgaattagggGTATATACATTAAACCCACGGTAGAAACCCATCATTTTTGTCTTTTTCAAAACTTCCCTCTCAAATTCCTAAGTACCCCCAAAATCTCAAATTTCAACAATTCTCGACTGATTTCTACTCATTTCAACAAAGCGGTAACTCATTTCAACTCATAATATCAACTCATTCCAACAACTCTCAAAGCTCCAAATTTGAGAGAGTTTCTCAAAATTCCTTTTTCTATTTTGCATGTTCATAATAAGTTGTTTAGAATCATTTAGAATTAATAGGTTGAAGTATAACTTGTATAATGTGGTTGTTTGGTGTAAAAAATGAGGTCTTTTGGTGATTGAGAGTGAAGTTCAAAAATGACAGTcgtaggtgttttcggaaatgcatcacTGAGAATACCTCTGAGGGGTTTCGGAGATGCACCTCCGAAATGATGCCtgacttgttttttttcttttctcttattCCTTTCCTTTAAGTATTGATTTTTTTTCAGGTACATGGCTGATAACCCGAACAGAGCCAGACTCGACAGGCCAACCCAAACTGCTTCTTCTCGGCGTGAGATTGCTGAGCAGGATGCGAGGGGTCGAAAACACAGTTGGGTACCGCAGGAGAAAGTTGAGGGACCAGGAAACTTACAGGCTCTTGCACATTGCTAATGGTACGTTTCGTTCCCATTATTTATTTTACCCTCTGGTACTTAATTTTTTCACACATACTTTCACCTTATTCACGGATATGCTCTTGTTCTTGACTATACGAAAGAGATGCCGAGGGCTGCCATTTATCTCCCCCATA
The Vicia villosa cultivar HV-30 ecotype Madison, WI linkage group LG6, Vvil1.0, whole genome shotgun sequence genome window above contains:
- the LOC131611951 gene encoding cyanidin 3-O-galactoside 2''-O-xylosyltransferase FGGT1-like, with protein sequence MDQASSLHIAMFPWFAMGHLTPYLHLSNKLAKRGHKISFLIPKKTQTKLEQFNLYPNLITFFPLNVPHVDGLPFGAETTSDVSLALGPLIMTAMDQTHDQVELLLTQLNPNIVFFDFTFWLPKITQRLKIKSFQYFIVNPATLSYTTSPSRMCKSINLTEFDLIKPPKGYPNRNTSSFNLYPHEAKFLALKRNFEFGSGVLFYDRLYNGLRFTDAIGFKGCREIEGPYIDYLEQEFGKPVFLSGPVLPEPPKTVLDEKWGSWLDGFKNGSIVYCALGSEWKLSEYQFHELLLGLELTGFPFLAILKPPIGFDTIEEAFPEGFKERVKEKGIVHSGWIQQQLILEHASVGCFVTHCGAGSLTEGLINSCQIVLMPHLDSDHIINARIMSRDLKVGVEVEKGEEDGLFRKESICEAVKVVMDDENEIGVEVRTNHAKMRKLLLSYDFESSCVDGFCEKLQELVR